One Rhizoctonia solani chromosome 1, complete sequence DNA window includes the following coding sequences:
- a CDS encoding oligosaccharyltransferase complex subunit encodes MHPTQSTGSLLWALACGFNIAVVSVSAFNPDNFENAGVTRTIDLGGALTQVTTTYAVKALANNLDQYVIALSDEEERYTTWIDAKLKGQSDTLELKRHGFNPRSHAFLYSINLTKSLKNNQTANIVVSTVQSHASTPLPATAAQGDPQSLMYQTPLYVLSPYRSTVQRIKIRSSTPMIHSYTDSKDLSEYVESGSSAVAKTGATVVYGPFHNVPASSNLPFQEKNQKTVSIHYDHDQPVLTVVSLQRSAEISHWGANLNIHDEVVLRNDGPALKGHFSRLEHQSQVYFKRHAPHVMRELVLHLPAGARDPYFIDLVGNVSTSHFRPAPPVSAALLSPSKTKSSILELRPRYPLLGGWNYTFTLGYDTPLESAARYDASTGKYVVAVPYLTNVPGAAFEETELKIILPEGAKDVTLHTPFGPDSIENERHVTYLDTTGRPAIVLKKKNLSEKHAGTIYVTYSLSMAAHFKKPIAVTSAALALFTFAIGARRIDLALRK; translated from the exons ATGCATCCGACACAAAGTACTGGGTCGTTATTGTGGGCGCTCGCTTGCGGATTTAACATTGCAGTCGTATCAGTGTCTGCTTTTAATCCCGATAACTTTGAAAATGCCGGTGTAACTCGAACTATCGACCTTGGAGGCGCTCTCACTCAAGTTACCACCACATATGCGGTCAAGGCACTTGCAAACAACCTGGATCAATACGTTATTGCATTGAGTGACGAGGAGGAGAGGTATACTACGTGGATAGATGCTAAACTCAAGGGTCAGTCTGACACACTGGAACTGAAGCGACACGGTTTCAATCCCAGGAG CCACGCGTTCTTATACTCAATCAACCTAACAAAATCTCTTAAGAATAACCAAACTGCCAACATCGTTGTTTCTACAGTTCAATCACACGCTTCAACTCCTCTGCCAGCAACCGCTGCTCAGGGCGACCCTCAGTCACTCATGTACCAGACTCCCCTATATGTACTGAGCCCATATAGGTCCACTGTACAAAGGATAAAAATACG CTCTTCTACACCTATGATCCATTCTTACACGGACTCGAAGGATCTTTCTGAATACGTTGAATCCGGGTCCTCAGCAGTAGCCAAGACTGGTGCGACAGTTGTTTACGGCCCTTTTCACAATGTTCCTGCATCCAGCAATCTGCCGTTTCAAGAAAAGAATCAAAAGACCGTGTCGATTCATTATGACCATGACCAACCGGTGTTGACTGTGGTATCTCTGCAGCGCTCAGCAGAGATTAGTCACTGGGGAGCGAATCTGAATATTCATGACGAGGTTGTATTGCGTAATGACGGACCTGC TCTCAAGGGCCACTTCTCTCGACTTGAACATCAATCGCAGGTTTACTTCAAACGTCACGCCCCCCACGTTATGAGGGAACTTGTTTTGCACCTTCCCGCTGGTGCACGAGACCCTTACTTTATCGATCTGGTCGGGAACGTATCTACATCTCATTTCCGCCCAGCACCACCCGTCTCTGCAGCCCTTTTGTCCCCTTCAAAGACCAAGTCTAGCATTTTGGAATTGAGGCCTCGCTACCCTTTGCTTGGCGGCTGGAATTATACTTTCACGCTCGGTTACGATACTCCCTTGGAAAGCGCTGCTAGATATGATGCTTCCACTGGCAAATATGTTGTAGCCGTGCCATATCTTACCAACGTACCTGGGGCCGCTTTTGAAGAGACTGAACTAAAAATCATCCTCCCAGAGGGCGCAAAAGACGTTACCTTGCATACACCATTCGGCCCTGATTCAATTGAAAACGAACGACACGTTACCTATTTGGATACGACTGGCCGACCAGCCATTGTtttaaagaagaaaaaccTCAGCGAGAAGCATGCTGGTACCATTTAT GTGACATATAGCCTTTCTATGGCTGCTCACTTCAAAAAACCAATCGCGGTCACCTCTGCCGCTCTTGCCCTCTTCACATTTGCTATTGGAGCTCGCAGGATCGATCTTGCGCTGCGTAAGTAG
- a CDS encoding lipoate-protein ligase A — protein MLINAQLDRLGNLLRNTKTSLHTKGVESVRSPVANLASSSSTITHDLFIECVTRAFREKYYPDDYWDDQVVQVDSKSGNEFVVKGAEELRSWEWRFGQTPEFTHDMHTSFSWGDVNVHLTSKRGLITRCQIKGLAIPDTSLVGLRYGTLETAEEILLKSYTGSPSYIDQFLTWLRREM, from the exons ATGCTTATTAATGCGCAACTGGACCGCCTTGGAAACTTGCTTCGAAATACCAAG ACTTCCCTTCACACTAAAGGTGTCGAGTCTGTTCGATCCCCAGTTGCAAACCTCGCCTCGTCCTCTTCGACAATCACACACGATCTCTTTATCGAGTGCGTTACCCGGGCGTTCCGGGAGAAATATTACCCCGATGATTATTGGGATGACCAAGTTGTGCAAGTTGACTCGAAGTCCGGGAATGAATTCGTAGTTAAAGGCGCCGAAGAGTTGCGT AGTTGGGAGTGGCGATTCGGTCAAACTCCAGAATTTACACATGACATGCACACATCGTTTTCTTGGGGTGACGTT AACGTCCATCTAACATCCAAACGAGGTCTTATCACACGTTGTCAAATCAAAGGTTTAGCCATCCCGGATACATCGCTAGTCGGTTTACGCTATGGAACGCTCGAAACCGCTGAAGAGATTCTCCTAAAATCATATACTGGTTCTCCAAGTTACATAGATCAATTCCTCACATGGCTCCGTCGTGAGATGTAG
- a CDS encoding SWR1-complex protein 4 codes for MASSADVRDILSLPASSSGLMPAAKKIVASGPSRKPDGISREVYALIGDNSPTLVQNYAAPKLKQKPTFGRSQAEKPKEEEKPATKWEWREFSNGARTDGLKLKHWTKISPERKPIQFEKYNVTPTIYTYSTDEYNKLLQDPDWSREETDYLFQIAREYDVRFFVIPRDDSKEYLKGLFNRTPAQIAEEEALYIEMKRLQQNEARFARDREEILRTLGGLDSGLANLNVDPDYFVTGPGSITASTVTQEKKKKRRDTSVSASGMDLDTPGTPGSNSLALMGLGPANKVRKTDAKQAASDLLNCVTRLDPPTNPTKSGHVAAHARSSRIPTVRVSSGIHAIIGELGLSHDRLVMPTRANIEKIESLQQAAMGLVEVKRAHDRTKHELSVLKGRLEQLQNGGEDAEREDSTGPNTKKGRSRTPGEKQRKRSVSVSSSGTAATHATRGGNTKRQRKDSSMLPPT; via the exons ATGGCTTCTTCTGCTGACGTTCGAGACATATTGTCGCTCCCCGCCAGCTCTTCTGGTCTTATGCCAGCAGCAAAGAAGATTGTTGCAAGTGGGCCTTCTAGGAAACCTGATGGAATATCCCGCGAGGTGTATGCCCTTATTGGAGACAATTCTCCGACACTCGTTCAAAACTATGCCGCACCGAAACTGAAGCAAAAACCAACTTTTGGAAGGTCCCAAGCGGAGAAGCCAAAAGAGGAGGAGAAACCGGCTACTAAATG GGAATGGCGTGAATTTTCAAACGGAGCAAGAACGGATGGCTTGAAACTCAAGCATTGGACGAAGATCTCTCCTGAGAGGAAACCGATTCAA TTTGAAAAGTATAATGTTACCCCGACGATATACACTTATTCAACTGACGAGTACAATAAACTTCTTCAAG ACCCGGATTGGTCTCGTGAAGAGACAGACTACCTATTCCAAATAGCGCGCGAGTACGATGTTCGTTTCTTTGTTAT ACCGAGAGACGACTCGAAAGAGTATCTCAAGGGACTATTCAACCGCACACCCGCCCAAATCGCTGAGGAGGAAGCGCTTTACATTGAGATGAAACGCCTGCAACAAAATGAAGCCCGTTTTGCAAGAGACAGGGAAGAGATTTTGCGCACTCTGGGTGGCTTGGACTCGGGCCTTGCAAACTTGAATGTCGATCCAGATTACTTCGTCACAGGCCCGGGAAGCATAACCGCCAGTACAGTAACTCaagaaaagaagaagaagcgaaGAGATACGAGTGTTAGCGCGAGCGGAATGGACTTGGATACTCCTGGGACACCTGGAAGTAACAGTCTGGCATTGATGGGTCTCGGACCTGCGAACAAGGTGAGAAAGACGGACGCCAAGCAGGCTGCGAGCG ACCTCTTGAACTGCGTCACTCGCCTCGATCCACCTACGAACCCAACCAAATCAGGCCATGTTGCCGCGCACGCAAGGTCCTCACGGATCCCTACCGTCCGAGTCTCGTCTGGCATTCATGCCATCATTGGTGAACTCGGCCTCTCCCACGACAGACTTGTCATGCCCACTCGAGCCAACATCGAGAAGATTGAGAGCCTGCAACAGGCCGCGATGGGTTTGGTGGAAGTTAAGCGCGCACACGACCGCACTAAACACGAACTCTCGGTACTCAAAGGGAGACTCGAACAGCTTCAAAATGGAGGGGAAGATGCTGAACGAGAAGACTCGACTGGGCCGAATACCAAAAAGGGTAGGAGTCGGACACCAGGCGAGAAACAG CGAAAACGCTCTGTGTCTGTTTCGTCCTCTGGTACTGCTGCCACCCACGCCACCCGAGGAGGTAATACCAAGCGACAACGCAAAGATAGTAGCATGCTTCCACCCACATGA
- a CDS encoding vacuolar transporter chaperone 1: MSTQPLLQRTAQKRIALPVRVEPKVFFANERTFLSWLHFTVVLGGLAVGLLNFGDKVGRISAGMFSLVAIAVMIYALVTYHWRAAAIAKRGSGPYDDRLGPTILCIALLAAIVVNFILRFTEA; this comes from the exons ATGTCGACTCAGCCTTTGTTGCAGCGTACAGCCCAGAAGCGGATTGCCCTCCCTGTGCGGGTGGAGCCCAAGGTGTTCTTTGCCAACGAACGAACATTCCTCTCATGGCTGCACTTTACGGTCGTTTtgggtggattggctgttGGTTTGCTAAATTTTGGTGACAAG GTCGGAAGGATCAGCGCCGGAATGTTTTCCCTCGTTG CTATTGCGGTTATGATTTACGCATTGGTCACCTACCACTGGCGAGCGGCGGCGATAGCGAAGCGTGGATCCGGTCCGTATGACGATCGTCTTGGCCCG ACAATCCTTTGCATTGCACTTCTTG CTGCTATTGTTGTTAACTTTATCTTGAGATTTACAGAGGCATGA
- a CDS encoding Sugar (and other) transporter, giving the protein MGYSIDKRDVISVAFVGFASLGGFIMGSLVVSILSAGTFFGALSSALFADGLGRRLGIIVTSILFMAGVGLQVGAPGIAAFAVGRAITGYGLGAMVACIPTYQSECAPKSIRGALVMGSQLATTIGLMIAAVANQAALKVTGEKSWRIPIAIQIAFAGVLCIGMFFLPESPRYYIKKGRNEDALRAISRLRARSKTDPAVVEEYEEMAGDKQDQNQDLDWTGFPGHSAVDRYQLYLLLWDDLLREFWNQGSIPNSVLTNVVNVVATFPAFVLIDRWADAPPHLGRLFPLGPVAWVLNAEMFPLAVRAKGLAMTNATNWAVNFGISYSIPYLVNDGPQSLGLGARVYFLWGSLSALCCAYAYFFIPEPRDLHSNKWICFSSIAHLASLLPAASSFSENPTLPPSKMAFQA; this is encoded by the exons ATGGGTTATT CCATCGACAAGCGCGATGTCATCTCTGTGGCCTTCGTAGGCTTTGCGAGCCTCGGCGGGTTCATTATGGG ATCACTCGTTGTATCCATCTTGAGCGCAGGGACCTTCTTTGGAGCGCTGTCCTCG GCTTTATTCGCAGATGGTCTCGGACGGCGACTTGGCATAATCGTTACCAGCATTCTGTTCATGGCTGGCGTTGGGCTCCAGGTCGGCGCTCCGGGTATTGCTGCCTTCGCAG TTGGGAGAGCAATTACTGGTTATGGATTAGGAGCCATGGTTGCTTGTATTCCGACATACCAATCTGAATG TGCTCCCAAATCTATCCGAGGAGCTCTGGTGATGGGAAGTCAACTTGCAACGACTATAGGCCTCATGATTGCTGCGGTCGCCAACCAGGCTGCTCTCAAAGTGACTGGAGAAAAATCCTGGAGGATCCCTATCGCTATCCAGATTGCGTTCGCCGGTGTTCTGTGTATCGGCATGTTTTTCCTTCCCGAGTCGCCTAGATACTACATCAAAAAGGGCCGAAATGAGGACGCGCTTCGCGCCATCTCTCGGCTACGAGCAAGGAGCAAGACCGACCCAGCTGTAGTTGAGGAATACGAAGAGATG GCAGGGGACAAACAAGACCAGAACCAGGATCTTGACTGGACTGGGTTTCCTGGGCACTCAGCAGTTGACAG GTATCAACTTTATCTTCTACTATGGGACGACCTTCTTCGTGAATTCTGGAATCAAGGATCCATACCTAATAGTGTCCTCACCAACGTCGTCAACGTTGTCGCCACCTTCCCAGCTTTCGTCCTAATCGACCGCTGGGCCGACGCACCTCCTCATTTGGGGCGCCTTTTTCCT CTGGGGCCCGTCGCATGGGTGCTCAATGCAGAGATGTTCCCCCTTGCTGTGCGCGCCAAGGGTCTGGCGATGACGAACGCGACTAATTGGGCCGTCAATTTCGGGATTAGCTACTCGATTCCTTATCTCGTCAACGATGGGCCTCAATCCTTGGGCCTCGGTGCCAGAGTGTATTTCTTGTGGGGAAGCCTGAGCGCCCTCTGCTGCGCATATGCCT ATTTCTTTATCCCGGAACCAAGGGACTTACACTCGAACAAGTGGATATGCTTTTCCTCAATAGCACACCTCGCAAGTCTGCTACCTGCCGCAAGCAGCTTCTCCGAGAATCCAACTCTCCCTCCGTCGAAGATGGCATTCCAAGCCTGA
- a CDS encoding THOC7 domain-containing protein: MSDAVPPLPLLTQEQEDATLHARVHNVNNDKAINKLMKRLQAYLARNFAYISYQNNPDPSLATLVTLEEVENARDEFLVELASFRLSMRKNTLVIDAEGRQAQQYKDEIESIAREHEATKLDIENLRLTLEQEQTFRKRKQEYDLVAEKINDYPSRTELTADIAALDDELSTIRAAREDHNENLAARRAVLDTLVQQIHSLRQMGKPQDGSDPTPGSAELAHGTHQLNPAARPFVPGHSVGETPTPGPGTPLAPAPAVAKPESDDDIEMGEVAEEAEAGEVEDRDKWSKPKSKSRRPDDEMEEGEASDGTGEPIDS, encoded by the exons ATGTCTGACGCCGTTCCTCCCCTTCCTCTACTTACCCAAGAACAAGAGG ATGCAACCTTGCATGCCCGTGTGCACAATGTAAACAACGACAAGGCCATCAATAAACTCATGAAGCGCCTCCAGGCATACCTGGCACGCAACTTTGCATACATATCCTATCAAAACAATCCAGACCCCTCCCTGGCTACTCTAGTCACTCTCGAAGAAGTCGAGAACGCGCGTGATGAATTCCTGGTCGAGTTGGCATCATTTAGGCTGAGCATGCGGAAAAACACTCTCGTGATTGATGCGGAAGGTCGTCAGGCGCAGCAATATAAAGATGAAATTGAGAGCATTG CCAGGGAGCATGAAGCTACGAAGCTTGACATTGAAAATCTACGCCTCACACTGGAACAAGAACAGACCTTCCGAAAACGTAAACAAGAATATGACTTGGTGGCTGAAAAGATAAATGACTATCCGTCACGAACGGAGCTTACGGC CGACATTGCTGCGCTGGATGACGAATTGTCTACTATTCGGGCTGCACGCGAGGACCACAATGAGAATCTGGCGGCACGCCGTGCGGTACTTGACACTCTGGTTCAACAAATCCACTCTCTTCGACAGATGGGCAAACCCCAAGATGGCTCTGACCCAACACCAGGTTCTGCCGAGCTAGCGCATGGTACCCACCAATTAAATCCCGCTGCACGCCCGTTTGTGCCGGGTCACTCAGTAGGTGAAACCCCGACTCCAGGCCCAGGAACACCACTTGCCCCTGCACCAGCTGTGGCAAAGCCCGAAAGTGATGATGATATCGAGATGGGGGAGGTGGCGGAAGAGGCAGAGGCAGGCGAAGTGGAGGACAGGGACAAGTGGAGCAAACCCAAGTCCAAATCTCGGAGGCCGGACGACGAGATGGAAGAGGGTGAGGCATCGGACGGAACTGGCGAGCCAATAGACTCTTGA
- a CDS encoding cytochrome P450 family protein encodes MNSQPWFATDIAGAAKHVDDRRMGITFVICAPTYHATNLCYVAAAWSILWMLLRIPGPLLPAATSLWIRWQRWQGKLSFTADDLLNLWSNYSYLSQHGSCQAGLLPAATSLWIRWQRWQGKLSFTADDLLSIYGPIIRISPNMVLVNDPAALTAAFAKQNLDTAPKAIRALRIGGHDWTVTYPQMDIARPRRRPVMMATTTRHLKYWLPLFETYVGEMVSNITRANGEESVDIVHQLRMTTLYISQIILGGASVRLKGDEFPEVVGEYNFLVVWRLVFPEWMINWLRYGPSAKARYRIKSSELLYKLGEDLYKQAEATSGPMDEEEAPSVYQCSLKMAGQLLAATETTSSTIAFIMYELAKNPGLVEHLYSELQTVTGNNELDTLKLLDATIKEGLRFRPPVALTGSRVVPKGGLDVMGYFVPEGTVLTTQALSICRQRPDLFPNADAFDPSRWLESENLDERRKLLVPFGVGTRRCPGGNLAVYQMRLIIGALIRKFKIAVAPETTPKSMRPFEANGFRSRYDRCHLIFTPREKV; translated from the exons ATGAATTCTCAGCCTTGGTTTGCCACTGACATCGCGGGCGCTGCTAAACATGTGGATGATAGACGTATGGGTATCACATTCGTTATATGCGCACCGACCTATCATGCA ACAAACCTCTGCTATGTCGCTGCTGCATGGAGTATCCTGTGGATGTTGTTG CGTATTCCTGGCCCCCTCCTGCCCGCTGCCACTAGTTTGTGGATTCGATGGCAGCGTTGGCAGGGCAAGCTCTCGTTTACAGCTGATGATCTTCTCA ATTTATGGTCCAATTATTCGTATCTCTCCCAACATGGTTCTTGTCAAGCGGGCCTCCTGCCCGCTGCCACTAGTTTGTGGATTCGATGGCAGCGTTGGCAGGGCAAGCTCTCGTTTACAGCTGATGATCTTCTCTCA ATTTATGGTCCAATTATTCGTATCTCTCCCAACATGGTTCTTGTCAACGATCCTGCTGCGCTTACAGCCGCATTTGCTAAGCAAAATCTGGACACAGCACCCAAAGCTATTAGGGCTCTTCGCATTGGTGGTCATGACTGGACAGTCACCTACCC GCAGATGGATATTGCTCGTCCACGTCGTCGGCCCGTTATGATGGCTACGACGACACGGCATTTGAAGTACTGGCTTCCCCTATTTGAAACATATGTTGGCGAAATGGTATCAAATATTACGCGCGCCAATGGGGAAGAGTCGGTTGATATAGTACATCAACTCCGCATGACAACCTTGTACATCAGCCAGATTATTCTAGGCGGAGCATCTGTCCGTTTGAAGGGAGACGAGTTTCCCGAGGTTGTTGGCGAGTACAACTTTTTGGTCGTCTGGAGACTGGTGTTTCCCGAATGGATGATTAATTGGTTACGATATGGGCCATCAGCCAAAGCGCGCTACCGCATCAAGTCTAGCGAATTGTTGTACAAG CTTGGGGAAGATCTTTACAAACAAGCCGAGGCTACCAGCGGCCCCAtggacgaggaagaagccCCAAGTGTCTACCAGTGTTCACTCAAA ATGGCTGGTCAACT TCTTGCGGCCACCGAAACCACTTCCTCTACCATTGC ATTTATTATGTACGAACTGGCAAAGAATCCGGGACTTGTCGAACATTTATATTCGGAACTTCAAACAGTTACGGGAAACAACGAACTAGACACATTAAAACTCTTG GATGCTACAATCAAAGAAGGGCTGCGCTTCCGCCCACCCGTAGCATTGACTGGAAGCCGCGTTGTCCCTAAA GGGGGGTTGGACGTCATGGGATACTTCGTTCCCGAAGGGACTGTACTTACTACTCAGGCACTGAGTATATGTAGACAGCGTCCTGATTTATTCCCGAATGCTGATGCATT TGACCCATCTCGATGGCTCGAGAGTGAGAACTTGGATGAAAGGCGAAAGTTGCTTGTACCATTCGGCGTCGGAACTCGTCGCTGTCCAGGTGGCAA CCTCGCCGTTTATCAAATGCGCCTTATTATCGGGGCTCTCATCCGTAAATTCAAGATTGCAGTAGCGCCAGAGACAACGCCAAAGTCCATGCGACCTTTTGAGGCGAATGGGTTCCGTTCTCGTTACGACCGCTGCCATCTGATCTTTACACCGCGCGAGAAAGTGTGA
- a CDS encoding SCF E3 ubiquitin ligase complex F-box protein grrA has protein sequence MFISSNRPTASPAISVTSVSDDDEDLENSAFYLDGDNKTRVLPAQFSSRLSSLSISEPRDRTAALSLANSLPPEVLIHIFRLIPLLKDLYACLLVSRTWCACAVELMWHKPMATKASSLWKLLNAFGRNDLTFRYASFVRRLNFMAFGSELNDHMVSRIADCTRLERLTLVNCTNLTDESLVAILSKMPNLVALDLTNVSSVSDRSIAALACTASRLQGINLGGCKLVTDEGIIQLATHCVLLRRVKLAGLQVTNRSVIHLARQCSLLLEMDLNGCTAITRPDWAALTDDAFPVPADSQPRMITSPNGSQSPPLLLPPETGLTMTRSFEHLRILDLTGCVSLTDAAVEGIISVAPKIRNLVLAKCTLLTDNAIASVCKLGRYLHYLHLGHVSLITDRAVIQLARTCTRLRYVDLACCTQLTDLSVSELATLVKLRRIGLVRVINLTDQAVFALSERQSSLERIHLSYCEQITIPAIHFLLQRLHKLTHLSLTGIPAFRREELQRYCRTPPREFNPSQRAAFCVYSGKGVADLRRYLEYLSSTVDGMRGPTTSDTEDEGDDDDISQLEDFITYPQLPNTGAVHPNGQPAGPSQASNQRTPDTNPTHFSTSNLNLGIASGQSGEMYAPVPYRPGESSSPTATIVGGSRRIVSGNSSASASSVGIPTPDLVFAESGASLSSGATIRAPPRQNSPLRVSHPVYFASTSSHHLIDTSQPEPTTLPGDRVLAHSVREALSGGDISGYQVGPEGGSDTDTPASVSGVNTSSSAGPSSSTSNNTGRGRLRMLRVSDYANALPWKRSSRRGNGDGDGDAGGSGNA, from the exons ATGTTCATATCTTCAAACAGGCCAACTGCATCTCCTGCGATTTCCGTGACCTCGGTCTCGGACGACGACGAGGATTTGGAGAACTCGGCATTCTATCTCGACGGTGACAACAAGACTCGGGTTTTGCCGGCTCAATTCTCTTCGCGCCTTAGTTCATTGTCCATCTCAGAGCCGAGGGATCGCACAGCAGCATTATCACTTGCCAATAGCCTTCCACCAGAAGTTCTTATCCATATTTTCCGCCTCATACCCCTCCTCAAGGATCTATATGCGTGTCTCCTAGTTTCACGGACGTGGTGTGCATGTGCCGTTGAGTTGATGTGGCACAAGCCAATGGCAACCAAAGCCTCATCTCTTTGGAAACTTCTCAACGCATTTGGTCGAAATGACCTCACATTCCGCTACGCCTCATTTGTTCGAAGGCTTAACTTCATGGCCTTTGGAAGCGAGCTCAACGATCATATGGTCTCCCGCATCGCGGATTGCACGCGCTTAGAGAGGCTTACTTTGGTCAACTGCACCAATCTCACGGACGAATCACTCGTAGCCATTCTTAGCAAGATGCCCAATTTGGTGGCTCTCGACCTTACGAACGTATCATCAGTCTCAGATAGGAGCATAGCCGCCCTTGCGTGTACTGCGTCTCGGTTACAGGGCATCAACCTTGGTGGCTGTAAACTGGTTACGGACGAGGGAATCATCCAACTCGCGACCCATTGTGTCTTGCTCCGCCGAGTCAAACTGGCTGGCCTTCAAGTAACGAACCGAAGCGTTATTCATCTCGCTAGGCAATGCTCCCTTCTACTCGAGATGGATCTTAATGGCTGTACGGCCATTA CTCGGCCTGATTGGGCCGCGTTGACCGACGACGCATTCCCCGTTCCAGCCGACTCACAACCCAGGATGATTACCAGCCCAAATGGCAGCCAATCGCCTCCTCTCCTTCTGCCCCCGGAGACCGGGTTGACGATGACCCGCAGCTTCGAGCACCTTCGTATTTTGGATCTCACTGGCTGTGTTTCTCTCACCGATGCTGCCGTTGAGGGTATCATTTCCGTCGCTCCGAAGATCCGAAATCTTGTTTTGGCCAAATGCACACTCTTGACGGACAATGCGATTGCGAGCGTGTGTAAACTTGGCCGATACCTGCACTATTTGCATCTGGGACACGTTTCCTT AATTACAGATCGAGCAGTCATTCAACTCGCCCGAACCTGCACGCGTCTACGATATGTTGACTTGGCGT GCTGTACCCAATTAACGGACCTGTCCGTATCAGAACTTGCCACCCTTGTCAAGCTTAGGCGAATCGGACTGGTGCGGGTTATCAACCTGACAGATCAAGCGGTCTTTGCTTTGTCCGAACGACAATCCTCCCTCGAGCGGATACACTTGTCCTACTGTGAACAAATCACTATCCCTGCGATTCACTTTTTGCTGCAACGACTACACAAGCTAACGCATTTGAGCTTGACTGGAATTCCAGCGTTCAGGAGGGAGGAACTGCAGAGATATTGCCGGACACCACCCAGG GAATTCAACCCAAGCCAACGAGCTGCGTTTTGCGTCTATTCTGGCAAGGGAGTTGCGGACCTACGTAGATATCTCGAGTACTTAAGCTCAACTGTTGATGGCATGCGGGGCCCAACTACTTCTGATACAGAGGATGAGGGTGACGACGACGATATTTCCCAACTCGAAGACTTCATCACATATCCCCAACTGCCTAATACAGGTGCCGTACATCCCAACGGACAGCCCGCAGGCCCTTCCCAAGCTTCTAACCAGAGAACTCCTGACACCAACCCTACCCATTTTTCGACTTCGAATTTGAACCTGGGTATAGCTAGCGGCCAGTCAGGAGAAATGTATGCGCCAGTACCATACAGACCAGGAGAATCAAGCTCTCCAACCGCAACAATCGTGGGGGGCTCAAGGCGTATTGTCTCTGGTAACTCCTCGGCCTCTGCTTCTTCTGTGGGGATTCCGACGCCAGACTTGGTCTTTGCGGAAAGTGGCGCATCTCTGTCAAGTGGTGCAACTATCCGAGCACCACCAAGGCAAAATAGTCCACTGAGGGTATCACACCCTGTGTATTTTGCATCCACTTCATCCCACCATTTGATCGATACATCTCAGCCTGAACCTACCACGCTGCCTGGAGATCGGGTATTGGCGCACAGTGTACGTGAAGCGCTCAGCGGCGGAGATATTAGTGGCTACCAAGTTGGTCCAGAGGGGGGAAGCGACACAGATACTCCAGCAAGCGTATCCGGTGTTAATACGAGTTCTAGCGCAGGCCCAAGCTCCAGTACCAGCAACAACACCGGACGCGGGCGGTTGAGGATGCTGCGTGTTTCGGATTATGCCAACGCGCTACCCTGGAAGAGGAGCAGTCGAAGAGGAAACGGCGATGGAGATGGAGATGCCGGTGGTAGCGGGAATGCGTAA